The following are encoded in a window of Sebastes umbrosus isolate fSebUmb1 chromosome 7, fSebUmb1.pri, whole genome shotgun sequence genomic DNA:
- the LOC119490766 gene encoding claudin-3-like, which translates to MSVGLELIGIALCISGWIIAIVACALPMWRVTAFIGSNIVTAQIIWEGLWMTCVVQSTGQMQCKVYDSMLALSQDLQAARALTVISVLLAILAVLISIAGAKCTNCIDDEASKAKVMIIAGVFFIVSGVMQLIPVSWSANTIIRDFYNPLLTDAQRRELGAALYIGWAAAALLILGGGLLCCSCPPRETRYNPSRMAYSASRSAGGPGLERKDYV; encoded by the coding sequence ATGTCTGTGGGGCTGGAGTTGATAGGCATCGCCCTGTGCATTTCGGGATGGATTATTGCCATTGTGGCATGCGCCCTCCCCATGTGGAGGGTGACGGCCTTCATCGGCAGCAACATCGTGACGGCTCAGATCATCTGGGAGGGCCTGTGGATGACCTGCGTGGTCCAGAGCACGGGCCAGATGCAGTGTAAGGTCTACGACTCCATGCTCGCCCTCTCCCAAGACCTGCAAGCCGCCCGCGCCCTCACCGTCATCTCCGTCCTGTTAGCCATCCTGGCAGTGCTAATCTCCATCGCCGGGGCCAAGTGCACCAACTGCATTGACGACGAGGCATCCAAGGCCAAGGTGATGATCATCGCCGGGGTCTTCTTCATTGTTTCCGGGGTCATGCAGCTCATTCCCGTCTCCTGGTCGGCCAACACCATAATCAGGGACTTCTACAACCCTTTACTTACGGACGCTCAGCGGAGGGAGCTGGGCGCCGCACTGTACATCGGCTGGGCAGCTGCCGCCCTCCTGATTCTTGGTGGCGGGCTGCTCTGTTGCTCTTGTCCGCCACGCGAGACCAGATACAACCCTTCACGAATGGCTTActctgcctcgcggtccgcagGTGGCCCGGGGTTGGAAAGGAAAGACTATGTATGA
- the LOC119490829 gene encoding claudin-4-like, with translation MPSVGLEILGVALAVLGWISAIVSCALPMWRVSAFIGVNIVTAQTIWEGIWMSCVVQSTGQMQCKIYDSMLALSADIQAARALTIVSIVLGILGVMVAIMGAKCTNCVDDESAKARVMIAAGVSFIMASLTQLIPVSWSAHSIIMEFYNPIIPEGQKREMGGALYLGWAAAAFLLIGGGILCSSCPPQPEKRYGPPSKMMYSQTRSLAPSGYDRRDYV, from the coding sequence ATGCCTTCAGTGGGACTGGAGATACTTGGAGTGGCTCTGGCTGTCCTGGGATGGATCTCAGCCATCGTCTCCTGCGCCTTGCCCATGTGGAGAGTGTCCGCTTTCATCGGGGTGAACATCGTCACGGCGCAGACCATCTGGGAGGGCATCTGGATGAGCTGCGTGGTCCAGAGCACAGGCCAGATGCAGTGCAAAATCTACGACTCCATGTTGGCTCTGAGCGCAGATATTCAGGCCGCCCGCGCCCTCACCATCGTCTCCATCGTGCTGGGCATCTTGGGAGTCATGGTGGCCATTATGGGGGCCAAATGCACCAACTGTGTGGACGACGAGTCGGCCAAGGCTCGGGTGATGATCGCCGCCGGGGTATCCTTCATCATGGCTTCTCTGACCCAGCTGATCCCGGTGTCGTGGTCTGCCCACTCTATCATCATGGAGTTCTACAATCCCATCATACCGGAGGGCCAGAAGAGGGAGATGGGTGGGGCTCTGTATCTGGGCTGGGCTGCAGCCGCATTTCTGCTCATTGGAGGGGGCATCCTGTGCTCCAGCTGCCCCCCGCAACCTGAGAAAAGGTACGGGCCACCGTCAAAGATGATGTACTCCCAAACCAGGTCGCTCGCCCCGAGTGGCTACGATAGGAGAGACTATGTCTGA